GATCCCCACAGCGAGTTTGCCGATACCGGCGTGCAAATTAGCGGCCATCGATCCCAGCGATTCACCGAGAACGACATAAGCCCCGCCGTGCATCAGCATGGCGGGTTGCGTGTTGCCGTCGACGGGCATCCGCGCAACCGCTCGATCGATCGTGAACTCGGTGAATTCGATGCCCATTTTTTCGGCCAGCTCACCGCAGCCCTGCTTCTGAACCCACGTGAGTGCGTCTTCGGTTTGATTGAACATGATCACCTTTGCTCGAAGTGCCCGCTTCCGCCTCGATGACGCTTGTAGGCTGGGAGCGTGTTGGATTCAGAAAAGCCTACCCTCATGATCATCGATGGCCATTCCCTGGCATTTCGGGCGTTCTTCGCCCTGCCCGTGGATAGCTTCCAGACCCGCGACGGGCAGCACACGAACGCCATTCACGGCTTTCTGTCCATGCTGCTCAGCCTGTTGCGCAATGAGAAGCCCACGCACATTGCGG
This sequence is a window from Cryobacterium sp. CG_9.6. Protein-coding genes within it:
- a CDS encoding hotdog fold thioesterase — its product is MFNQTEDALTWVQKQGCGELAEKMGIEFTEFTIDRAVARMPVDGNTQPAMLMHGGAYVVLGESLGSMAANLHAGIGKLAVGIEINASHNRSATSGFVTGVCTPIHLGRTLTTHEIVVSDDQGRRCSTIRITNIIKDMPVAR